In one window of Candidatus Sulfuricurvum sp. RIFRC-1 DNA:
- the hemN gene encoding oxygen-independent coproporphyrinogen III oxidase, protein MLDFDKFTKYSKPGPRYTSYPTALEFSDAFDYEGYLAKLHSQDTARPLSLYFHLPFCKNACYFCGCNVVFTSKEDKKERYIDYLTRELQILSQHIDVNRSVIQLHFGGGTPTFFDADQLHRIISAIKSHFKNFAEGAEISCEIDPRHINDAQMKVLSDAGFNRVSFGIQDFDEKVQVAVHRVQPYDITKAAMDLARKYHMVSVNVDLIYGLPHQSLETFKKTLDLAISLDPDRFAVFNYAHVPWLKKTMRKIDETTLPHPAEKLAIMRYTIDHMSELGYRMIGMDHFAKPEDELFKAIEKGELHRNFQGYTTKGGADLIGVGLTSIGEGADYYAQNFKEMEAYEAAIDAGRLPHERGVALNEDDRIRQYVIMELMSNFKLDIARFERLYGVKFAEYFSDAIEVLKPFEADGLLTISPASIECSVTGTLLIRNIAMPFDAYMKRHASSDKAFSKTV, encoded by the coding sequence ATGCTTGATTTTGATAAATTTACCAAATATTCCAAACCGGGGCCTCGTTATACGAGCTATCCTACGGCATTAGAGTTTAGTGATGCTTTTGATTATGAGGGGTATCTCGCTAAGCTCCATTCACAAGATACGGCGCGTCCGTTGTCTCTTTATTTTCATTTGCCGTTTTGTAAAAATGCCTGTTATTTTTGTGGCTGTAATGTCGTCTTTACCTCAAAAGAGGATAAAAAAGAGCGTTACATCGATTATCTGACACGTGAACTGCAAATTTTGAGTCAGCATATTGATGTCAATCGCTCGGTTATTCAGCTCCATTTCGGCGGCGGGACACCGACATTTTTTGATGCCGATCAGCTTCACCGTATTATTAGCGCGATCAAAAGCCATTTTAAAAATTTTGCAGAAGGTGCTGAAATCAGCTGTGAAATCGATCCGCGCCACATTAACGATGCACAAATGAAAGTTCTCAGTGATGCCGGATTTAATCGCGTCAGCTTCGGTATCCAAGATTTCGATGAGAAAGTCCAAGTGGCGGTTCACCGTGTTCAGCCTTATGATATCACCAAAGCGGCGATGGATTTGGCGCGTAAATACCATATGGTGAGTGTCAATGTCGATCTCATTTACGGGTTGCCGCATCAGAGTTTGGAGACGTTTAAAAAGACTCTGGATTTGGCGATTTCGCTTGATCCTGATCGTTTCGCGGTTTTCAACTATGCTCATGTGCCGTGGCTCAAAAAAACGATGCGAAAAATTGATGAGACGACTTTGCCTCATCCCGCAGAAAAGCTCGCCATTATGCGTTACACCATCGATCATATGTCTGAACTTGGGTATCGAATGATCGGGATGGACCATTTCGCCAAACCCGAAGATGAGCTGTTTAAAGCGATCGAAAAAGGGGAGTTGCACCGTAATTTCCAAGGCTACACCACCAAAGGGGGAGCCGATCTGATCGGAGTAGGGCTTACCTCTATCGGAGAAGGGGCCGATTATTACGCTCAAAACTTTAAAGAGATGGAAGCGTATGAAGCGGCTATCGACGCAGGGCGATTACCGCATGAACGGGGTGTGGCTTTGAATGAAGATGATCGTATCCGTCAATACGTCATTATGGAACTGATGAGCAATTTTAAACTTGACATCGCACGATTCGAGCGACTCTACGGTGTGAAATTTGCAGAGTATTTTTCCGATGCGATTGAAGTACTCAAACCGTTCGAGGCGGATGGCTTGCTCACGATAAGCCCTGCGTCAATAGAGTGTTCGGTTACGGGAACGCTTTTGATCCGAAATATTGCGATGCCTTTCGATGCGTATATGAAGCGTCACGCAAGCTCTGATAAAGCATTCAGTAAAACGGTGTAA
- a CDS encoding response regulator: MSAIKVLVVEDDEVTAINLKMSLEKQGYDVVSLADNSVTARNKIKIYNPDIALIDIGLQKTMDGIELAQYIRDKISLPFIYLTAHSDNDMLSKAKKTEPYGYIVKPFDPINLHTTIQMALYRFKEEKKRSSNMDELKSDREELEKLVYAKKLSDKPIVEFGEGYRHDTGLGETFYQNQKIKLTKKENAFIRLLVAQLGSVVDFEQAINYVWETKGATDNSVRTLVWRLRSKLPTDVIQNASGVGYYLEE; the protein is encoded by the coding sequence ATGAGTGCCATTAAAGTGCTGGTTGTAGAAGACGATGAAGTAACGGCTATAAATTTAAAAATGTCGCTGGAAAAACAGGGATATGATGTTGTTTCCCTCGCTGACAATTCGGTCACTGCACGTAATAAGATCAAAATTTACAATCCCGATATTGCACTGATTGATATCGGATTGCAAAAAACGATGGACGGTATCGAACTGGCACAGTATATCCGTGATAAAATTTCTCTCCCTTTTATCTATTTGACGGCACATTCGGATAATGATATGCTCTCAAAAGCAAAAAAAACCGAACCCTACGGCTATATTGTCAAGCCCTTTGATCCGATCAATCTCCATACCACAATCCAAATGGCCCTCTACCGTTTCAAAGAAGAGAAAAAACGCAGTTCCAATATGGATGAACTCAAATCAGACCGCGAAGAGCTTGAAAAATTGGTGTATGCCAAAAAGCTCTCGGACAAACCGATTGTCGAATTCGGAGAGGGCTATCGGCATGATACAGGTTTGGGAGAAACTTTTTACCAAAACCAAAAAATCAAACTCACCAAAAAAGAGAACGCTTTTATCCGTCTTCTGGTTGCGCAGCTGGGGAGTGTCGTTGATTTCGAACAGGCGATCAATTATGTCTGGGAGACCAAAGGGGCAACCGATAACAGCGTCCGAACCCTCGTGTGGAGACTCCGAAGCAAACTTCCGACCGATGTGATCCAAAATGCTTCAGGGGTCGGATACTATCTCGAAGAGTAG
- a CDS encoding hybrid sensor histidine kinase/response regulator, with protein MQHTVFKHLFESKAILVASKESILQEWVDEELCAEILERHEIDTDLFVTRYASNVFDYFMGVVSGTMAIGECPVIVELIEYLKNKELRADELFILCTHFKRAVLNATYRLNINDQAIFFAVSYLFDRNFAGVLKLYTDTIYQKEQEALNASKAKEYFLSNMSHEIRTPLNAILGFVSLLRDETTNPRYQQYLDIISNSGENLLHIINDILDFSKLRSGEFTVDPQPFNIHDEISHTMELFVPSANSKNITLTSFIDPSIPYEIVSDALRIKQIVGNFLSNAIKFSHHAGAIHVEARFDDGVLSLSVRDQGIGIALHDQERIFDAFSQAQEGSMKINEGTGLGLSICKQLAVHMGGSIELESTVGEGSHFTLKIPVVVNYECEIAKFDASMFEGIRFGLLAYDARESYKLESIQRYWDHFGLDVHVVEHVQEACDLLIFLESSMSDAARETIIEHQIPSVAILDFLDDRYDAISTIVPLTFPIYCTKLQSALSEVLGVNKPHLPVIEGSGRRRGFEGKILVAEDNHANQELIKIILERYGLTNTIASNGAEALQMYTLEEFDMVLMDEQMPLMNGNEATANILAFEEESGRQHTPIVALTANVIKGSRERAIQNGYDAFLGKPIVLKEIEQLFERYLPAVVLISGEASKEIDSKWKNIDMGHLKSALMLEEEQIEYLLDIYRQKMEHSFPELFHAIEKKRYVDIAFIAHAMKGSSANFRFDELSRLSNVIEESASDKDGEFDYLEAYEVLKREFEKRFL; from the coding sequence ATGCAACATACCGTTTTTAAACATCTTTTTGAATCCAAAGCCATTTTAGTGGCCTCTAAAGAGTCGATTTTACAAGAGTGGGTTGATGAAGAACTGTGTGCGGAAATTTTGGAACGGCACGAAATTGATACCGATCTTTTTGTTACCCGTTATGCAAGCAACGTGTTTGATTACTTCATGGGGGTTGTTTCGGGGACGATGGCGATAGGAGAGTGTCCGGTTATCGTGGAGTTGATCGAATACCTCAAAAATAAAGAATTGCGTGCGGATGAACTGTTTATCCTTTGTACCCATTTCAAACGTGCGGTTTTGAATGCGACGTACCGTCTAAACATTAATGATCAAGCCATTTTTTTTGCTGTTAGCTATCTCTTTGACCGCAATTTTGCGGGTGTACTCAAACTGTATACGGACACAATTTATCAAAAAGAACAAGAAGCGCTTAACGCTTCCAAAGCCAAAGAGTATTTCCTCTCCAATATGTCCCATGAGATACGGACTCCGCTCAACGCTATCTTAGGGTTTGTATCACTTTTACGCGATGAAACGACCAATCCTCGCTATCAGCAGTACCTCGATATCATCAGTAACAGCGGTGAAAATCTTCTCCATATTATTAATGATATTCTCGATTTCAGCAAACTGAGAAGCGGAGAATTTACCGTTGATCCGCAGCCATTCAATATTCATGATGAAATATCGCATACGATGGAGCTCTTCGTCCCGAGCGCCAACTCTAAAAACATTACCCTTACCAGTTTTATCGATCCCTCAATCCCTTACGAAATAGTCTCCGATGCATTGCGGATTAAACAGATTGTCGGCAATTTTTTAAGCAATGCCATTAAGTTTAGTCATCATGCCGGAGCAATCCATGTTGAAGCAAGATTCGATGATGGGGTACTCTCCCTTTCGGTACGCGATCAGGGGATTGGAATTGCCCTGCATGATCAAGAGCGGATTTTCGACGCATTTTCCCAAGCACAAGAGGGGAGCATGAAAATTAATGAGGGGACCGGTTTGGGGCTCTCAATTTGTAAACAACTGGCAGTACACATGGGGGGCAGTATCGAGCTTGAATCGACAGTCGGAGAAGGGAGCCATTTTACGTTGAAAATTCCGGTCGTGGTAAATTACGAGTGTGAGATTGCCAAGTTTGATGCGTCGATGTTTGAGGGGATTCGATTCGGACTGCTGGCTTACGATGCTCGTGAGAGTTATAAACTCGAATCGATTCAACGCTATTGGGACCATTTCGGATTGGATGTTCATGTAGTTGAACACGTTCAGGAAGCGTGTGATTTGCTCATTTTCTTGGAGAGTTCAATGAGTGATGCAGCACGCGAAACGATTATTGAGCATCAAATTCCTTCCGTTGCCATTCTGGACTTTTTAGATGATCGCTACGATGCTATCTCAACGATTGTTCCGCTGACTTTTCCGATTTATTGTACGAAACTGCAAAGCGCTTTGAGTGAAGTACTGGGAGTTAACAAGCCACATCTGCCGGTGATTGAAGGATCGGGTAGAAGACGGGGATTTGAGGGAAAAATCCTTGTCGCTGAAGATAATCATGCGAATCAAGAGCTGATTAAAATAATATTGGAACGGTACGGTTTAACCAATACGATTGCTTCAAACGGAGCCGAAGCACTGCAGATGTATACATTAGAAGAGTTCGATATGGTACTGATGGATGAGCAGATGCCGCTGATGAACGGGAATGAAGCGACAGCCAATATTTTAGCTTTTGAAGAAGAGTCCGGACGTCAACACACTCCGATAGTGGCATTGACGGCAAATGTGATTAAAGGATCACGTGAGAGGGCAATTCAAAACGGCTATGACGCTTTTTTAGGAAAACCGATCGTACTCAAAGAGATTGAACAGCTGTTTGAACGTTATTTGCCGGCTGTGGTTTTAATCTCCGGTGAGGCGAGCAAGGAAATTGACTCTAAATGGAAAAATATTGATATGGGCCATCTAAAAAGTGCGCTGATGCTTGAGGAGGAACAGATTGAGTATCTGCTGGATATTTATCGACAAAAAATGGAACACTCTTTTCCGGAACTTTTTCACGCGATCGAAAAAAAGCGTTATGTTGATATTGCTTTTATTGCTCATGCGATGAAAGGCTCAAGTGCCAATTTCCGTTTTGACGAGCTATCACGACTCTCCAATGTTATTGAAGAATCCGCGAGTGATAAAGATGGAGAGTTTGATTATCTTGAAGCGTATGAAGTGCTTAAACGTGAGTTTGAAAAGCGGTTTTTGTAA
- a CDS encoding peptide deformylase, whose amino-acid sequence MIKELITYPDERIKYVSADVRKFDDELFKLLENMRDTMEHYQLDAITAIQIAVPACAIIIKTESGLLELINPRILVTDGEVIAEEISAYYPDFTAILKRHDRIKVVYENRFGELQHLDTEGDFSRVLQRKMDMLFGGTLLDKLGKEGRKEAEKILAKQAQDAGYELGESCPTVFVRDYFKRGAKYLLALIALTFILPFFVTPELRGLLFTFDKFALIPVPLLMVIYYFYAQHEARLYKQCTSCQIGNIIGTVAILAFQLLIVALGVFYWVAP is encoded by the coding sequence ATGATTAAAGAATTGATCACCTACCCTGATGAGCGGATTAAGTACGTCTCTGCCGATGTTCGGAAATTTGATGATGAGTTGTTTAAACTTTTAGAAAATATGCGCGATACGATGGAGCATTATCAACTTGATGCCATTACAGCGATCCAAATCGCAGTGCCTGCTTGTGCCATTATTATTAAAACCGAGAGTGGTCTGCTGGAACTCATTAACCCTCGTATCCTTGTCACCGACGGAGAAGTTATTGCGGAGGAGATAAGCGCGTATTATCCCGATTTTACAGCGATACTCAAACGGCATGACCGAATCAAAGTGGTCTATGAAAATAGATTCGGTGAATTACAGCATTTGGATACCGAGGGGGATTTTTCGCGGGTATTACAGCGAAAAATGGATATGCTCTTCGGCGGTACTCTCCTCGATAAACTGGGTAAAGAGGGGCGAAAAGAAGCCGAAAAAATATTGGCAAAACAAGCTCAAGACGCCGGATATGAGTTGGGTGAATCCTGTCCAACGGTTTTTGTACGCGATTATTTTAAACGGGGGGCAAAATACCTTTTGGCCCTGATTGCCCTGACGTTTATCCTGCCGTTTTTTGTGACCCCCGAGCTGAGGGGATTACTCTTTACTTTTGATAAATTTGCCCTTATCCCTGTACCGTTGTTAATGGTCATTTATTACTTTTACGCGCAACATGAAGCACGCCTCTATAAGCAGTGTACGAGCTGTCAGATCGGAAATATTATCGGAACGGTCGCTATTTTAGCTTTTCAGCTGTTGATTGTTGCTCTGGGCGTTTTTTACTGGGTAGCACCTTAA
- a CDS encoding FAD-dependent oxidoreductase: MARVVVLGGGVAGHTAATFAADWLGKDHEVVVVTPNSKWNWIPSNIWVGVGQMTKEEVTFDLAPVYQKAGITYKQAKAVSLNPEGNASSDKPFVTVEYTGQGKAGQSEDVTYDYLINATGPKLNFAATPGLGDANGLGEFTVSVCTADHADHAAHEFAKSIEKMKKGERQKFLIGTGHGMCTCQGAAFEYIFNIEHELRKAGVRDLADIQWISNESFLGDFGIGGLHMKRGGYAASSRLFAESLYSERGVKWLIGAHVNKVEKGKVSYELLDGSMGEETFDFAMLIPPFAGVGLKAYDKAGEDITATVFAPNGFMKVDAKYDAGAYENWKASDWPRTYQNPTYKNLFAAGIAFAPPHPISKPMTSPNGTQIFPTPPRTGMPSGIIGKAVAHSVCDLIKKGPDAHLHEASMAEMGAACVASAGKGLFDGTAAALTVYPVVPDFEKYPGLGRDLDYTFGEIGLAGHWIKHILHHMFIYKAKLNPGWTMIPE; encoded by the coding sequence ATGGCAAGAGTAGTTGTTCTAGGCGGCGGAGTCGCTGGACACACAGCCGCAACCTTTGCGGCAGATTGGCTTGGTAAAGATCATGAAGTAGTGGTTGTTACCCCTAATTCAAAATGGAACTGGATCCCCTCAAATATTTGGGTGGGTGTCGGTCAAATGACAAAAGAAGAGGTTACCTTTGATCTCGCTCCTGTATACCAAAAAGCAGGGATTACGTACAAACAAGCGAAAGCGGTAAGTTTGAATCCCGAAGGGAATGCAAGCAGCGACAAACCGTTTGTAACGGTTGAATATACCGGTCAAGGCAAAGCGGGACAAAGTGAAGATGTAACGTATGATTACCTTATCAATGCTACGGGTCCAAAACTTAACTTTGCCGCTACTCCGGGCCTTGGCGATGCTAATGGTTTAGGTGAATTTACGGTTTCCGTTTGTACAGCCGATCATGCTGACCATGCAGCGCATGAGTTTGCAAAATCTATCGAAAAAATGAAAAAAGGGGAGCGCCAAAAATTCCTCATCGGAACAGGTCACGGTATGTGTACGTGTCAAGGTGCGGCGTTCGAGTATATCTTCAACATCGAACATGAACTTCGCAAAGCGGGTGTCCGTGATTTGGCCGATATCCAATGGATCTCTAACGAATCGTTCCTCGGTGACTTCGGTATCGGCGGATTGCACATGAAACGCGGCGGTTACGCGGCTTCTTCACGTCTTTTTGCAGAGTCTTTGTATTCTGAGCGCGGTGTCAAATGGTTGATCGGTGCTCACGTTAACAAAGTTGAAAAAGGGAAAGTTTCGTATGAACTTCTCGATGGTTCAATGGGCGAAGAGACATTCGATTTCGCAATGTTGATTCCACCGTTTGCCGGTGTTGGTCTTAAAGCCTACGACAAAGCGGGTGAAGATATCACGGCTACCGTATTTGCACCGAATGGCTTCATGAAAGTTGATGCAAAATACGATGCAGGTGCTTACGAGAACTGGAAAGCGTCTGACTGGCCTCGTACGTATCAAAATCCAACGTACAAAAATCTCTTCGCTGCAGGTATCGCGTTTGCTCCTCCGCATCCGATCTCTAAACCGATGACTTCACCAAACGGTACTCAAATTTTCCCAACGCCTCCGCGTACAGGTATGCCAAGCGGTATTATCGGGAAAGCGGTTGCACACAGCGTGTGTGATTTGATCAAAAAAGGGCCGGATGCACACTTGCATGAAGCATCAATGGCAGAAATGGGTGCGGCGTGTGTTGCATCAGCAGGTAAAGGTCTATTTGACGGTACCGCTGCGGCGTTGACCGTTTATCCGGTTGTTCCTGACTTCGAAAAATATCCGGGTCTCGGACGTGATTTGGATTATACATTCGGTGAAATCGGACTTGCAGGTCACTGGATCAAGCACATCCTTCACCACATGTTTATCTATAAAGCCAAGCTCAATCCGGGCTGGACAATGATCCCTGAATAA
- a CDS encoding FAD-dependent oxidoreductase → MQKVLIIGGGIAGVEAAIYYRKEGFKVELISDRSYVFIYPIAIWIPVRTAQFDDVAFSLDQIAARHGFTLNIDQVISINASEKTVTLKTGGIRQTDHLVIATGAAKMKHEGLEHTLSICGAPEQSIMLREKIDALIERGSGKIAFGFGGNPNDTSSVRGGPAFELFFNLHHHLNKLGIRENYEMTFFAPMPEPGARMGDKALSMLKRMFEKNRFTTRFGKKIKRFESDGIIFEDDSRLEADLIMFIPAGNGSALIKESDLPLNNAGFIRINDYCEVEGVEGWYAIGDASALEGPDWRAKQGHTAEVMARNAAHNSAITQGLKAGTKKTYQDHLNILCVMDMGNGAGFVYRNDKKALLIPMPIIGHWLKIGWGWYYKMSKMNYFPRIPGM, encoded by the coding sequence GTGCAAAAAGTTCTCATTATAGGCGGAGGAATTGCCGGAGTCGAAGCGGCAATTTACTACCGTAAAGAGGGTTTCAAGGTTGAACTGATCAGTGATCGCAGTTATGTTTTTATCTACCCCATAGCGATCTGGATTCCGGTCAGAACGGCCCAATTTGATGATGTCGCATTCTCACTTGATCAAATCGCAGCGCGCCACGGCTTTACCCTCAATATCGACCAAGTAATCTCCATCAATGCCTCTGAAAAAACCGTTACACTCAAAACGGGTGGTATTCGCCAAACCGATCATCTCGTCATCGCAACGGGTGCGGCCAAAATGAAGCACGAAGGGTTGGAACATACCCTCTCGATCTGCGGAGCACCGGAGCAATCGATCATGCTCAGAGAAAAAATCGATGCCCTGATTGAGCGTGGGAGCGGAAAAATTGCATTCGGTTTCGGCGGTAACCCTAATGATACCAGCAGTGTTCGCGGTGGGCCTGCGTTCGAGCTTTTTTTCAATCTCCATCATCATCTCAACAAACTCGGTATCCGCGAAAACTATGAAATGACCTTTTTTGCTCCGATGCCTGAACCGGGTGCACGAATGGGGGATAAAGCCTTATCTATGCTAAAAAGGATGTTTGAAAAAAACCGCTTTACGACCCGTTTTGGCAAAAAGATCAAACGTTTTGAATCCGATGGCATTATTTTTGAAGACGACAGCCGCTTAGAGGCGGATTTGATCATGTTTATCCCTGCCGGGAATGGATCCGCATTAATCAAAGAATCTGACCTTCCCCTAAACAATGCCGGATTTATCCGAATCAATGATTATTGTGAAGTCGAAGGGGTTGAGGGATGGTACGCCATCGGTGACGCGAGCGCACTTGAGGGACCGGATTGGAGAGCCAAACAAGGGCATACGGCCGAAGTGATGGCACGCAATGCGGCTCATAACAGTGCCATAACACAGGGATTAAAAGCTGGAACCAAAAAAACCTACCAAGACCACCTCAACATCCTCTGCGTTATGGATATGGGCAACGGCGCCGGATTTGTCTATCGAAACGATAAAAAAGCACTCCTCATCCCGATGCCGATTATCGGTCACTGGCTCAAAATCGGCTGGGGATGGTATTACAAAATGTCTAAAATGAACTATTTCCCCCGTATTCCGGGGATGTAA
- the pepN gene encoding aminopeptidase N, whose translation MMNEHNTIYYKDYRPSDYTVETCSLEFIIEESSTRVENIMEIRRLHPEAKELRLDGEKLDLELIWVNDKLLEATMYTLEESALIFPLDCDTARIRIINRIYPDENTELEGLYRSGDIWCTQNEPEGFRRITYFIDRPDVMTRFTTKIIASKERCPVLLSNGNLRGTAMLDNGKHLALWEDPIPKPCYLFALVVGDLGSITDTFTTMSGKKVDLAIYCDIGNEDKCHHAMRSLKKSMEWDEVTYGREYDLEVYNIVAVDSFNMGAMENKGLNVFNSHYVLADEMSATDTDFLGIESVIAHEYFHNWTGNRITCRNWFELTLKEGLTVFRDQSFSADMNSPLTQRLDDVRALRERQFVEDAGPTAHPIKPDHYMEINNFYTATVYEKGAEVIRMMHTVLGRERFRRAMDLYFDTFDGEAVGTEEFLWAMQSESPVDLTQFKRWYSQERTPTLRISSEYSSDAAELVLRIVQNIPKNTQNQEQLPYALPLNIALLSEEGVEFDLIPSDIIFLNAATLWITDEITEVTFSAISSAPKLSLNRHFSAPVIIECDELDYPFLMAHDRDGFVRYEASHLFGIETLEAMMSGSEANERYIESYGALLRDESMDPMFKSQALELPSVTTLMQRQETIDVAAIVNAQETLKQVLAARYFNELQESISALYTPSNTDIDGLSIGKRSLKNRLLGILMSLRDESISRLCQAHYYEALSMSERLAALDLLENYAPELAQGALEDFYTRYSDQTLVMNKYFAVRASSRREGTLERVIALQEDSAYDRKVPNLVRSLIGSFARNPVAFYDESGEGFAFVADKVIEIDALNPQIASGLAGAFKNYGKLSTLQKAKMGGDLERIKNHSDLSNNVYEIISKILEG comes from the coding sequence ATGATGAACGAACATAACACCATTTATTATAAGGATTATCGTCCTAGCGATTACACCGTTGAGACATGCAGCCTAGAATTTATTATTGAAGAATCCTCTACGCGTGTTGAGAATATTATGGAAATTCGTCGACTTCATCCTGAAGCTAAAGAACTTCGGCTTGATGGGGAAAAACTGGATTTGGAACTCATTTGGGTGAATGATAAATTATTGGAAGCGACGATGTACACACTTGAAGAGAGTGCACTTATCTTTCCGCTGGATTGTGACACCGCCCGTATCCGTATTATCAACCGTATTTATCCCGATGAGAATACGGAACTCGAAGGGCTGTATCGTTCCGGCGATATCTGGTGTACCCAAAACGAGCCAGAAGGGTTTCGTCGCATCACCTATTTTATCGACCGTCCGGATGTGATGACCCGTTTTACGACCAAAATTATCGCCTCCAAAGAGCGTTGTCCGGTGTTGTTAAGCAACGGTAATCTTCGCGGAACGGCGATGTTGGATAATGGTAAACATTTGGCGCTTTGGGAAGACCCTATTCCAAAACCGTGCTATCTTTTTGCCCTGGTAGTGGGAGATTTAGGTTCAATTACCGATACCTTTACAACGATGAGCGGAAAAAAAGTCGATTTAGCCATCTATTGCGATATAGGCAATGAAGATAAATGTCATCACGCGATGCGCAGCTTGAAAAAATCAATGGAGTGGGATGAAGTTACCTACGGACGCGAATACGATCTGGAAGTGTACAACATCGTTGCAGTGGACAGTTTCAACATGGGGGCAATGGAGAATAAAGGGTTGAATGTCTTTAATTCCCATTACGTACTTGCGGATGAAATGAGCGCAACGGACACCGACTTTTTAGGGATTGAGAGCGTTATCGCCCATGAGTATTTTCACAACTGGACAGGAAACCGGATCACGTGCCGTAACTGGTTCGAATTGACCCTTAAAGAGGGGTTGACCGTCTTTCGGGATCAATCGTTCAGTGCCGATATGAATTCCCCTCTGACACAGCGTTTGGACGATGTGCGAGCATTGCGTGAGCGGCAGTTTGTTGAAGATGCCGGCCCGACTGCCCACCCGATCAAACCGGATCATTATATGGAGATCAACAACTTTTACACCGCCACCGTCTATGAAAAAGGGGCCGAAGTGATTCGGATGATGCACACCGTGCTGGGGCGTGAGCGATTCCGCCGTGCAATGGATCTTTATTTCGATACGTTTGACGGAGAAGCGGTAGGAACGGAAGAATTTTTATGGGCAATGCAGAGTGAAAGCCCTGTTGATTTGACCCAGTTTAAACGATGGTATTCGCAAGAGCGTACTCCGACGTTGCGTATTTCAAGCGAGTATTCTTCGGATGCCGCAGAACTCGTATTACGAATCGTCCAAAATATCCCGAAAAACACACAGAACCAAGAACAGCTTCCGTATGCGTTACCGCTCAACATCGCACTCTTGTCTGAGGAAGGAGTGGAATTTGATCTGATACCTTCGGATATTATTTTCCTTAACGCTGCCACGCTGTGGATAACCGATGAGATTACGGAAGTCACATTTAGTGCCATATCTTCGGCTCCCAAACTCTCCTTGAACCGTCATTTTAGTGCTCCGGTGATTATTGAGTGCGATGAACTCGATTATCCGTTTTTAATGGCGCATGATCGGGACGGGTTTGTCCGTTATGAAGCGTCACATCTGTTTGGGATTGAAACGTTAGAAGCGATGATGAGCGGTTCAGAGGCCAATGAACGTTATATCGAGAGTTACGGCGCTTTATTGCGGGATGAATCGATGGATCCGATGTTCAAATCGCAGGCGTTAGAACTCCCTAGCGTTACGACATTGATGCAGCGCCAAGAGACGATCGACGTTGCAGCGATTGTCAATGCTCAAGAAACACTCAAACAGGTATTGGCCGCTCGGTATTTTAATGAACTTCAAGAGTCTATTAGCGCGTTGTACACACCCTCAAATACGGATATCGATGGTCTAAGTATTGGGAAGCGCTCCCTTAAAAATCGACTTCTTGGGATTTTAATGAGTTTGAGGGATGAATCGATCAGCCGTTTGTGCCAAGCGCATTACTATGAAGCCCTCTCGATGAGTGAGCGTTTAGCGGCACTCGATTTGTTAGAAAATTATGCTCCCGAATTAGCGCAAGGGGCATTGGAAGATTTTTATACGCGCTATAGCGATCAAACACTGGTGATGAACAAATACTTTGCGGTACGCGCATCTTCGAGACGTGAGGGGACACTCGAGAGGGTGATTGCACTGCAAGAAGATAGTGCATACGATAGGAAAGTACCGAATTTGGTTCGCTCTTTGATCGGCTCATTTGCCCGAAATCCGGTTGCGTTTTATGATGAGAGCGGAGAAGGGTTTGCTTTTGTCGCCGATAAAGTCATTGAGATCGATGCTCTCAATCCTCAAATCGCTTCGGGCTTGGCGGGAGCATTTAAAAATTACGGGAAACTTTCAACATTGCAAAAAGCCAAAATGGGAGGAGACTTGGAACGGATCAAAAATCATTCTGATCTTTCCAATAATGTTTATGAGATTATTTCAAAGATTTTAGAAGGGTAA